GAATAGAAATGGAAGCAACAAACAGGACAAAATTCATTGCTTTTTCAAGCCAAAAAGGAGGCGTTGGAAAAAGCACATTTACAACCGTTACGGCAAGCATACTCCATTACCAAATGGGTTATAACGTAGCCGTTTTTGACTGCGATTATCCACAGCACAGCATCTGTCAGATGAGGGAACGGGATTTGAAAGTGGTCATGCAAAACGAGGTGCTGAAAAAACTGGCACACCGCCAATTTTCCACCATCAACAAGAAAGCCTATCCGGTATTGCAAAGCAAGGCTGACAATGCCCTAACGGATGCGGAAGCATTCGTAAAGTCCTCGGCTGTTCCCGTGGATATGGTTTTCTTCGATTTGACGGGTACGGTGAACACTTCGGGCTTACTGAATACTCTGGCAGGAATGCACCACATCTTTTCGCCCATCACCGCAGACCGTGTGGTCATGGAAAGCACATTGAGCTTTACCGATGTGCTGACCAACGTCCTTATGAAACATGGGCAGACCTCCATCGAAACCATAAGGCTGTTTTGGAACATGGTCGATGGCAGGGAAAAATCGCACCTGTACGAAATCTACGGCAACGTCATTAAGGAGGTCGGACTGCAAGCAATGGAAACACGTATTTCCGATAGCAAACGCTTCCGCAAAGAAAGCGAGACAACCGCAAAGAACGTCTTCCGTTCAACGTTATTGCCTCCCGATAAAAGATTGTTGAAAGCCTCCCGCTTGGATTTGTTCATCAGTGAATTTTTACGAACCATCAAACTGTAACTGCTATGGAAAACGAAAACAAGAAAAAACCGAATGCTCCGATTGACGAGGCATATCTCATGTCCATTATGGCAGGCGAAACAAAGAAGCCCCAACAGGCGGTAGCTCCCCAAGAGCCGAACGCAGAGCCGACAAAGGAAACCACTACGGAAAAGCCCGTAACCAAAGAGCGTACCCGACAAAAAAGGGCTTCCGGTACGGGCTATGGTGAGCGTTTTCTCAACAGCCATACCATGACACGCCGTGGCGACAAGAGCATCTACATCCGGCAGGAATACCACGAACGGCTTTCCCGTATCGTGCAGGTTATCGGGGAAGATAAGATACCCCTTTATGCCTATTTGGACAATATTCTCGAACATCATTTTGAGCAATTCGAGAAAGCCATCACCGATGATTTCAACGATAAGTTTAAACCCATTTTTTAAAGTATTCGATTATGAACAAGACACAGCAAAACCAACAGAAAAAAGTACTGCGCATAGCCCGATACAAGTCGGCTTTTCTAAGACCGACCGGAGTTGTCGCACGGTGTGGAAAGTCGGTATATATCTGCCCCGATTTCCACAAGAAATTATCCCGTATCGTCTGTATTCTCGGAGAAGGAGATATTACGCTTACCGATTACCTGCACAGTGTACTGAAATACCACTTTGAGGATTTCGGCGAGGAAATAAATACAATCCATGCCCGAAACCAAAAGCCAATATTATAGCTATGGAAACATTGATTGTAATATGCCTTATCATCGTCATCATCCTTTTGCTGAAAGATAAGGTGGTCATCCATAAGACTATCCGCAGGGAAATAAAGCCGGAAAAGAAAAGTCCCGACCTGCCGGATATTATGGGGCTTCCAAAACCTGTGGAACGCCACACCTTGCCACTGGATGCCACAAAGAGACAATCGGGCGAACGTGACGGGATAGCTGATAATTTTGGTACAGAAACCTACGGGATAGGTTTTGGATTGGAAAATCCGCAGATTGAGGGAGAGCCGGATGAAGTTTTCGGGAGTATGTCCGATTTTGAAAATCAGGAAGACGAATGGGATGAGTACGGGTTTGAGGACAGCGACAATGAGTTTGCCACAGGGGTTACCTTTGATGAACTGACAACCGTGGGGGCAT
This genomic window from Flavobacterium agricola contains:
- a CDS encoding ParA family protein, which produces MEATNRTKFIAFSSQKGGVGKSTFTTVTASILHYQMGYNVAVFDCDYPQHSICQMRERDLKVVMQNEVLKKLAHRQFSTINKKAYPVLQSKADNALTDAEAFVKSSAVPVDMVFFDLTGTVNTSGLLNTLAGMHHIFSPITADRVVMESTLSFTDVLTNVLMKHGQTSIETIRLFWNMVDGREKSHLYEIYGNVIKEVGLQAMETRISDSKRFRKESETTAKNVFRSTLLPPDKRLLKASRLDLFISEFLRTIKL
- a CDS encoding DUF3408 domain-containing protein, whose translation is MENENKKKPNAPIDEAYLMSIMAGETKKPQQAVAPQEPNAEPTKETTTEKPVTKERTRQKRASGTGYGERFLNSHTMTRRGDKSIYIRQEYHERLSRIVQVIGEDKIPLYAYLDNILEHHFEQFEKAITDDFNDKFKPIF
- a CDS encoding DUF3408 domain-containing protein, translated to MNKTQQNQQKKVLRIARYKSAFLRPTGVVARCGKSVYICPDFHKKLSRIVCILGEGDITLTDYLHSVLKYHFEDFGEEINTIHARNQKPIL
- a CDS encoding conjugal transfer protein TraD, producing METLIVICLIIVIILLLKDKVVIHKTIRREIKPEKKSPDLPDIMGLPKPVERHTLPLDATKRQSGERDGIADNFGTETYGIGFGLENPQIEGEPDEVFGSMSDFENQEDEWDEYGFEDSDNEFATGVTFDELTTVGAWLEQDTLEPAQQQKAVDIVQRLQGTELLSLLENSMDGASRKIAELLDKSLSAGTDFSSPDLRKSDLEDFDIGEFV